A stretch of Oncorhynchus gorbuscha isolate QuinsamMale2020 ecotype Even-year linkage group LG24, OgorEven_v1.0, whole genome shotgun sequence DNA encodes these proteins:
- the LOC124012413 gene encoding zinc finger protein 69 homolog, which yields MANCMVFHTQIASIMEVLANAAVADICKLVDDDYAVFRLEITQSQKENRALRRKLQLLELKVSRERAERTTRERVPASRPSSVKILDRYRGMARGEGHLTGGHRSFVKPAGHNTWRDDQPITVDEGNGTSTQHIIVMESADTEAAGPGVKQERSERKEDLQHSINIQTGTAGAPPIATEDSTTTPAQPRAGSEYLPVFHQIQRTVHSRGEGDALVTDIDDPSCSYSTEMDPGNMPLGLETQTDLSKGEWNRYSSSIYSEGCLDKKGECLVVDEVIVKVEGDASLTWNPDRHLGDGHSQGRDFLDYRESLETNPNVATHSPVHILRDCDPVSTSMGPSDSHTHVLFNQVLNANDMARAQAQGGGATSGNSKEKRFLCMFCNKGFSCPQKVEIHQRVHTGEKPFSCTQCHMRFAEAGSLKRHQRVHTGEKPYSCPQCEKRFSHQHHLKRHLKVHTE from the exons atggctaactgtatggtttttcacactcaaatagcctccatcatggaggtgctagcaaatgcagctgtGGCAGACatctgtaaactcgtagacgacgactatgcagtgtttcgtttggaaataactcaaagccagaaagaaaacagggcATTGCGGAGGAAACTACAGCTACTGGAACTGAAGGTGTCACGGGAGCGCGCAGAGAGGACAACGAGGGAGCGCGTCCCCGCCAGTCGTCCCAGTAGTGTCAAGATCCTCGACCGATACAGAGGAATGGCAAGAG GTGAAGGACATCTCACTGGAGGCCACAGGAGCTTTGTGAAGCCAGCGGGAcacaatacatggagagatgaccaaCCGATCACTGTTGATGAGGGCAATGGAACCTCAACCCAGCACATTATCGTGATGGAG TCTGCAGATACAGAGGCTGCAGGTCCTGGGGTGAAGCAGGAGAGGTCTGAAAGAaaggaggacctacagcataGCATAAACATCCAGACTGGAACGGCTGGAGCGCCCCCTATAGCAACGGAGGACTCCACCACCACCCCAGCGCAGCCCAGAGCCGGCTCAGAGTATTTACCGGTATTTCACCAGATCCAGAGGACGGTTCATTCCCGTGGAGAGGGTGACGCACTAGTCACTGACATTGATGATCCATCATGTTCTTACAGTACAGAGATGGACCCTGGCAACATGCCCTTGGGTTTAGAGACACAAACTGATCTATCTAAAGGGGAATGGAACCGGTACAGCAGTAGTATATACTCTGAAGGGTGCCTAGATAAGAAAGGGGAATGTCTGGTTGTAGATGAGGTAATTGTGAAAGTGGAGGGCGACGCTTCTCTCACATGGAATCCAGATCGTCACCTAGGTGACGGACACTCACAGGGCAGAGATTTCTTAGATTACAGGGAAAGCTTAGAGACAAATCCAAATGTTGCGACCCACTCCCCTGTACACATTCTCAGGGATTGCGACCCAGTGTCCACGTCAATGGGGCCGTCTGATTCACACACCCACGTCCTTTTCAATCAGGTATTGAACGCAAACGACATGGCTAGAGCCCAGGCTCAGGGAGGGGGAGCCACATCAGGCAATAGTAAAGAGAAACGGTTTCTCTGCATGTTCTGCAACAAAGGCTTCAGCTGCCcccagaaggtggagatccaccagagggtccacacaggggagaaacctttCAGCTGTACCCAATGTCACATGCGCTTCGCTGAGGCTGGcagcctgaagaggcaccagagggtccacacaggggagaaaccctacagctgcccccagtgtgagaagaggttctcccacCAGCACCATCTGAAGAGGCACTTGAAGGTCCACACGGAATAG
- the LOC124012403 gene encoding zinc finger protein 264-like isoform X3, with product MANCMVFHTQIASIMEVLANAAVAEICKLVDDDYAVFRLEITQSQKENRALRRKLLELKVARERAERTMRERVLACRPSIKILDRYRGIARGEGHLTGGHRSFVKPAGHNTLRDDQPITVDEGSGTSTQHIIVIDSAGPGVKQETSEGEENPLYSRDLQTGAVGAPPVAMDKPTTAPAQPKTQCSITEDLTKCQTQREWGWGDWAVLLLLLQQMDPSNMPLGLEAQTDLSRRDWNRCSRSVYSEGCLYEAGEGMAIDDVTVKVEGDIPPTWNADSHQGDGHSQGRDFLDYRESLETNPNVPLHTLKDRDPLFTSMGPSDSHGSTLFNQVLNSNDRTRAQAQRGEATSGNSKDKRFPCMFCNKGFSCPQKVEIHQRVHTGERPYSCAQCHMRFTQAGNLKRHQRVHTGEKPYSCTQCHMCFAQAGHLKMHLKVHTGERPFTCTHCGKRFSERSYLRIHQQKKHSTLIT from the exons atggctaactgtatggtgtttcacactcaaatagcctccatcatggaggtactagcgaatgcagccgtggcagagatctgtaaactcgtagacgacgactatgcagtgtttcgtttggaaataactcaaagccagaaagaaaacagggcATTGCGGAGGAAACTATTGGAACTGAAGGTGGCACGGGAGCGCGCAGAAAGGACAATGCGAGAGCGCGTCCTCGCCTGTCGCCCAAGTATTAAGATCCTTGACCGATACAGAGGAATAGCAAGAG GTGAAGGACATCTCACTGGAGGCCACAGGAGCtttgtgaagccagcaggacacaaTACATTGAgagatgaccaaccaatcacTGTTGATGAGGGGAGTGGAACCTCAACCCAGCACATTATTGTGATAGAT TCTGCAGGTCCTGGGGTCAAGCAGGAGACatctgaaggagaggagaacccacTGTACAGCAGAGACCTCCAAACTGGAGCAGTGGGAGCGCCTCCTGTAGCCATGGACAAACCCACCACCGCCCCAGCGCAGCCCAAGACCCAATGCAGCATCACGGAG GATCTGACCAAATGTCAGACCCAGAGAGAATGGGGCTGGGGAGACTGGGCTGTCCTCCTGCTCCTGCTTCAGC AGATGGACCCTAGCAACATGCCCTTGGGTTTAGAGGCACAGACTGATCTGTCTAGACGGGACTGGAACCGGTGCAGTAGAAGTGTATACTCTGAAGGGTGCCTATATGAGGCAGGGGAGGGTATGGCCATAGATGATGTGACTGTGAAAGTGGAGGGTGACATTCCTCCTACATGGAATGCAGATAGTCACCAAGGAGATGGACACTCACAGGGCAGAGATTTCTTAGATTACAGGGAAAGCTTGGAGACCAATCCAAATGTCCCTTTACACACGCTCAAGGATCGCGACCCATTGTTCACGTCAATGGGGCCTTCCGATTCACATGGCAGCACCCTTTTCAATCAGGTATTGAACTCAAACGACAGGACTAGAGCCCAGGCTCAGAGAGGGGAAGCTACATCAGGCAATAGTAAAGATAAACGATTCCCctgcatgttctgtaacaaaggATTCAGCTGCCcccagaaggtggagatccaccagagggtccacacaggggagagacCCTACAGCTGTGCCCAGTGTCACATGCGCTTCACCCAGGCTGGCAACCTGAAAAGACACCAGAGGGTGCACACTggggagaaaccctacagctgtACCCAGTGCCACATGTGCTTCGCCCAGGCTGGTCACCTGAAGatgcacctgaaggtccacacgGGAGAGAGGCCGTTCACTTGTACGCACTGTgggaagaggttctcagagaggagctacctcagaatacaccagcagaaaaaacACTCCACTCTGATAACATAG
- the LOC124012403 gene encoding zinc finger protein 263-like isoform X2, with translation MEVLANAAVAEICKLVDDDYAVFRLEITQSQKENRALRRKLLELKVARERAERTMRERVLACRPSIKILDRYRGIARGEGHLTGGHRSFVKPAGHNTLRDDQPITVDEGSGTSTQHIIVIDSAGPGVKQETSEGEENPLYSRDLQTGAVGAPPVAMDKPTTAPAQPKTQCSITEVSGTLNAILKSETDTETSTVTQRLLHTGSDQMSDPERMGLGRLGCPPAPASAYVLYGNPSPRTVHSHPDSGDASETGNDPSCSYISEMDPSNMPLGLEAQTDLSRRDWNRCSRSVYSEGCLYEAGEGMAIDDVTVKVEGDIPPTWNADSHQGDGHSQGRDFLDYRESLETNPNVPLHTLKDRDPLFTSMGPSDSHGSTLFNQVLNSNDRTRAQAQRGEATSGNSKDKRFPCMFCNKGFSCPQKVEIHQRVHTGERPYSCAQCHMRFTQAGNLKRHQRVHTGEKPYSCTQCHMCFAQAGHLKMHLKVHTGERPFTCTHCGKRFSERSYLRIHQQKKHSTLIT, from the exons atggaggtactagcgaatgcagccgtggcagagatctgtaaactcgtagacgacgactatgcagtgtttcgtttggaaataactcaaagccagaaagaaaacagggcATTGCGGAGGAAACTATTGGAACTGAAGGTGGCACGGGAGCGCGCAGAAAGGACAATGCGAGAGCGCGTCCTCGCCTGTCGCCCAAGTATTAAGATCCTTGACCGATACAGAGGAATAGCAAGAG GTGAAGGACATCTCACTGGAGGCCACAGGAGCtttgtgaagccagcaggacacaaTACATTGAgagatgaccaaccaatcacTGTTGATGAGGGGAGTGGAACCTCAACCCAGCACATTATTGTGATAGAT TCTGCAGGTCCTGGGGTCAAGCAGGAGACatctgaaggagaggagaacccacTGTACAGCAGAGACCTCCAAACTGGAGCAGTGGGAGCGCCTCCTGTAGCCATGGACAAACCCACCACCGCCCCAGCGCAGCCCAAGACCCAATGCAGCATCACGGAGGTCAGTGGAACGCTGAACGCCATCctcaagtcagagacagacacagagacttcAACTGTAACACAAAGGCTTTTACACACAGGATCTGACCAAATGTCAGACCCAGAGAGAATGGGGCTGGGGAGACTGGGCTGTCCTCCTGCTCCTGCTTCAGCGTACGTACTTTATGGAAACCCGAGCCCGAGGACGGTTCATTCCCATCCGGACTCAGGTGACGCGTCAGAGACTGGTAATGATCCTTCTTGTTCTTATATTTCAGAGATGGACCCTAGCAACATGCCCTTGGGTTTAGAGGCACAGACTGATCTGTCTAGACGGGACTGGAACCGGTGCAGTAGAAGTGTATACTCTGAAGGGTGCCTATATGAGGCAGGGGAGGGTATGGCCATAGATGATGTGACTGTGAAAGTGGAGGGTGACATTCCTCCTACATGGAATGCAGATAGTCACCAAGGAGATGGACACTCACAGGGCAGAGATTTCTTAGATTACAGGGAAAGCTTGGAGACCAATCCAAATGTCCCTTTACACACGCTCAAGGATCGCGACCCATTGTTCACGTCAATGGGGCCTTCCGATTCACATGGCAGCACCCTTTTCAATCAGGTATTGAACTCAAACGACAGGACTAGAGCCCAGGCTCAGAGAGGGGAAGCTACATCAGGCAATAGTAAAGATAAACGATTCCCctgcatgttctgtaacaaaggATTCAGCTGCCcccagaaggtggagatccaccagagggtccacacaggggagagacCCTACAGCTGTGCCCAGTGTCACATGCGCTTCACCCAGGCTGGCAACCTGAAAAGACACCAGAGGGTGCACACTggggagaaaccctacagctgtACCCAGTGCCACATGTGCTTCGCCCAGGCTGGTCACCTGAAGatgcacctgaaggtccacacgGGAGAGAGGCCGTTCACTTGTACGCACTGTgggaagaggttctcagagaggagctacctcagaatacaccagcagaaaaaacACTCCACTCTGATAACATAG
- the LOC124012403 gene encoding zinc finger protein 263-like isoform X1 has product MANCMVFHTQIASIMEVLANAAVAEICKLVDDDYAVFRLEITQSQKENRALRRKLLELKVARERAERTMRERVLACRPSIKILDRYRGIARGEGHLTGGHRSFVKPAGHNTLRDDQPITVDEGSGTSTQHIIVIDSAGPGVKQETSEGEENPLYSRDLQTGAVGAPPVAMDKPTTAPAQPKTQCSITEVSGTLNAILKSETDTETSTVTQRLLHTGSDQMSDPERMGLGRLGCPPAPASAYVLYGNPSPRTVHSHPDSGDASETGNDPSCSYISEMDPSNMPLGLEAQTDLSRRDWNRCSRSVYSEGCLYEAGEGMAIDDVTVKVEGDIPPTWNADSHQGDGHSQGRDFLDYRESLETNPNVPLHTLKDRDPLFTSMGPSDSHGSTLFNQVLNSNDRTRAQAQRGEATSGNSKDKRFPCMFCNKGFSCPQKVEIHQRVHTGERPYSCAQCHMRFTQAGNLKRHQRVHTGEKPYSCTQCHMCFAQAGHLKMHLKVHTGERPFTCTHCGKRFSERSYLRIHQQKKHSTLIT; this is encoded by the exons atggctaactgtatggtgtttcacactcaaatagcctccatcatggaggtactagcgaatgcagccgtggcagagatctgtaaactcgtagacgacgactatgcagtgtttcgtttggaaataactcaaagccagaaagaaaacagggcATTGCGGAGGAAACTATTGGAACTGAAGGTGGCACGGGAGCGCGCAGAAAGGACAATGCGAGAGCGCGTCCTCGCCTGTCGCCCAAGTATTAAGATCCTTGACCGATACAGAGGAATAGCAAGAG GTGAAGGACATCTCACTGGAGGCCACAGGAGCtttgtgaagccagcaggacacaaTACATTGAgagatgaccaaccaatcacTGTTGATGAGGGGAGTGGAACCTCAACCCAGCACATTATTGTGATAGAT TCTGCAGGTCCTGGGGTCAAGCAGGAGACatctgaaggagaggagaacccacTGTACAGCAGAGACCTCCAAACTGGAGCAGTGGGAGCGCCTCCTGTAGCCATGGACAAACCCACCACCGCCCCAGCGCAGCCCAAGACCCAATGCAGCATCACGGAGGTCAGTGGAACGCTGAACGCCATCctcaagtcagagacagacacagagacttcAACTGTAACACAAAGGCTTTTACACACAGGATCTGACCAAATGTCAGACCCAGAGAGAATGGGGCTGGGGAGACTGGGCTGTCCTCCTGCTCCTGCTTCAGCGTACGTACTTTATGGAAACCCGAGCCCGAGGACGGTTCATTCCCATCCGGACTCAGGTGACGCGTCAGAGACTGGTAATGATCCTTCTTGTTCTTATATTTCAGAGATGGACCCTAGCAACATGCCCTTGGGTTTAGAGGCACAGACTGATCTGTCTAGACGGGACTGGAACCGGTGCAGTAGAAGTGTATACTCTGAAGGGTGCCTATATGAGGCAGGGGAGGGTATGGCCATAGATGATGTGACTGTGAAAGTGGAGGGTGACATTCCTCCTACATGGAATGCAGATAGTCACCAAGGAGATGGACACTCACAGGGCAGAGATTTCTTAGATTACAGGGAAAGCTTGGAGACCAATCCAAATGTCCCTTTACACACGCTCAAGGATCGCGACCCATTGTTCACGTCAATGGGGCCTTCCGATTCACATGGCAGCACCCTTTTCAATCAGGTATTGAACTCAAACGACAGGACTAGAGCCCAGGCTCAGAGAGGGGAAGCTACATCAGGCAATAGTAAAGATAAACGATTCCCctgcatgttctgtaacaaaggATTCAGCTGCCcccagaaggtggagatccaccagagggtccacacaggggagagacCCTACAGCTGTGCCCAGTGTCACATGCGCTTCACCCAGGCTGGCAACCTGAAAAGACACCAGAGGGTGCACACTggggagaaaccctacagctgtACCCAGTGCCACATGTGCTTCGCCCAGGCTGGTCACCTGAAGatgcacctgaaggtccacacgGGAGAGAGGCCGTTCACTTGTACGCACTGTgggaagaggttctcagagaggagctacctcagaatacaccagcagaaaaaacACTCCACTCTGATAACATAG
- the LOC124012417 gene encoding uncharacterized protein LOC124012417 — translation MEDGKPDLLLVKEETIEDGPKMGEQVHEDLLVSSVTGGRDRTSELAGHKSWLRIRTLDEKSSLFLPESEPGPNHEGQRLHHHTEHNQWTGGLNNLSPGGHQRDRGSSQGSSLQPRPFSSQSQSRDVAGPGADRDRPSCSYDTNTTVSIMNRAGHPGLQPSEGVVRDLPVGSLSASMSSPLGSCLKRSDWVHRRAFLSYLMITSNSMLVV, via the exons atggaggatgggaagcctgATCTGCTGCTGGTCAAAGAGGAGACAATAGAAGATGGACCAAAGATGGGGGAGCAAG TCCATGAAGACCTGCTGGTATCCAGTGTTACTGGTGGGAGAGACAGGACATCGGAGTTGGCTGGTCACAAATCCTGGCTCCGGATCAGGACCCTGGATGAGAAGTCTTCGCTCTTCCTTCCCGAGTCAGAACCAGGACCCAACCACGAGGGACAGAGACTCCaccaccacacagaacacaaccaGTGGACAGGTGGACTGAACAACCTCAGTCCTGGTggtcatcagagagacagaggctccaGTCAGGGATCCAGTCTGCAGCCCAGACCCTTCTCTTCACAGTCTCAGAGCAGGGATGTAGCAGGGCCTGGGGCTGATAGAGATAGACCCTCCTGTTCCTATGATACAAACACCACAGTATCCATTATGAACAGAGCAGGTCATCCTGGGCTTCAACCTTCAGAGGGAGTGGTGAGAGACCTTCCTGTTGGTAGTCTATCAGCAAGTATGTCTTCTCCTTTAGGGTCTTGTCTAAAGCGTAGTGACTGGGTTCATAGAAGGGCCTTCCTCAGTTACTTAATGATTACCTCAAACAGCATGTTAGTTGTGTAG